In Populus nigra chromosome 1, ddPopNigr1.1, whole genome shotgun sequence, one genomic interval encodes:
- the LOC133695506 gene encoding uncharacterized protein LOC133695506 — MEQKHIVLSALSVGVGVGVGIGLASGKTVSKWRGDASDGINSETMEQELLRQVIDGRDSGVTFDQFPYYLSEQTRVLLTSAAYFHLKHAEASKYTRNLSPASRAILLSGPAEPYQQMLAKALAHYFEAKLLLLDATDFSLKIQSKYGANKESLFKRSNSETTLERLSGFLGSFSILPQKEEPMRSLHRQSSGVDIPSRGLDSSYNPRKLRRNSSAAANLSNEITQSSPANTAPLKRTSSWSFDEKLLIQSLYKVLVHVSKTSPIVLYLRDAEKILFRSKRTYNLFQKMFNKLSGSVLILGSRVLDLSNDSREVDEGLTALFPYNIEIKPPGDETHLVSWKNKLEEDMKMIQVRDNRNHIMEVLSANDLDCDDLDSVCVADTMALSNYIEEIVVSAISYHLMNKYPEYRNGKLVVSSESLSHGLSIFQESKSMGKDSLKVEAQAETSKEAGGNETVAVKPETKAEGVNPENKSEVEKKASGVKAVGENSLPASKAPEVPPDNEFEKRIRPEVIPPNEINVTFSDIGALEETKESLQELVMLPLRRPDLFKGGLLKPCRGILLFGPPGTGKTMLAKAIAKEAGASFINVSMSTITSKWFGEDEKNVRALFTLAAKVSPTIIFVDEVDSMLGQRSRAGEHEAMRKIKNEFMTHWDGLLTNQGERILVLAATNRPFDLDEAIIRRFERRIMVGLPSAEHRERILKTLLGKEKMEGLDFKELATMTEGYSGSDLKNLCTTAAYRPVRELIQQERLKDLVKKQRAEAAKKLGEATDTKEVKKERVITLRPLNMEDFKLAKNQVAASFAAEGASMNELQQWNELYGEGGSRKKQQLTYFL, encoded by the exons TGAGCAGACCCGGGTATTACTAACAAGCGCTGCCTATTTCCACTTGAAGCATGCTGAAGCTTCCAAGTATACGAGGAACCTTTCACCAGCAAGTCGGGCCATTTTGCTTTCAGGACCTGCAG aGCCTTATCAACAAATGCTGGCCAAGGCTTTGGCACATTACTTTGAAGCCAAATTGCTGCTGTTAGATGCGACCGACTTTTCTCTTAAG ATACAGAGCAAATACGGTGCAAACAAAGAATCT TTGTTCAAAAGATCCAATTCAGAGACAACACTAGAGCGATTGTCTGGTTTCCTTGGATCATTTTCGATTCTTCCACAAAAAGAGGAGCCCATGC GCTCACTGCATAGGCAATCTAGTGGTGTGGATATTCCATCAAG GGGGCTAGACAGTTCTTATAATCCTCGGAAGCTAAGAAGAAATTCCTCTGCTGCAGCTAATCTAAGCAATGAAATTACACAGAGTAGTCCTGCAAATACAG CTCCTTTGAAGCGTACAAGCAGCTGGTCTTTTGATGAGAAGCTTCTTATACAGTCTCTTTACAAG GTTCTGGTTCATGTGTCTAAAACTAGTCCCATTGTGTTGTACCTGAGGGATGCAGAGAAGATCTTATTCAGATCAAAGAGGACGTACAATTTGTTTCAGAAGATGTTCAATAAACTGTCTGGATCGGTACTGATCCTTGGTTCACGAGTTTTAGATCTGAGTAATGACTCCAGAGAGGTCGACGAGGGGCTTACTGCTCTTTTCCCATACAACATTGAAATCAAGCCTCCTGGAGACGAAACTCATCTTGTCAGCTGGAAAAATAAGCTAGAGGAGGATATGAAGATGATCCAAGTTCGCGATAATAGAAATCACATCATGGAAGTACTTTCAGCGAATGATCTGGATTGTGATGATCTGGATTCAGTCTGTGTGGCAGACACAATGGCTCTCAGTAATTACATAGAAGAGATTGTGGTGTCTGCAATTTCTTACCATTTAATGAACAAATATCCTGAATACAGAAATGGAAAACTTGTCGTGTCATCCGAAAG TTTATCGCATGGATTGAGTATATTCCAGGAGAGCAAGTCCATGGGCAAAGATTCATTGAAAGTGGAAGCTCAGGCAGAAACATCCAAG GAAGCAGGAGGGAATGAGACTGTTGCTGTGAAACCAGAAACAAAAGCTGAAGGTGTAAATCcagaaaataaaagtgaagtaGAGAAAAAGGCTTCAGGGGTTAAGGCAGTTGGTGAAAATTCCTTACCAGCATCAAAAGCTCCG GAAGTTCCTCCTGacaatgaatttgaaaaacgCATAAGGCCAGAGGTGATACCTCCGAATGAGATTAATGTAACTTTTTCCGACATTGGTGCCTTGGAAGAGACCAAAGAATCGCTTCAGGAACTAGTGATGCTTCCTCTTCGTAGACCAGACCTCTTTAAAGGAGGACTGCTAAAGCCTTGCAGGGGAATTTTGCTGTTTGGCCCTCCTGGAACTGGGAAGACAATGCTTGCAAAAGCTATTGCTAAAGAAGCTGGAGCCAGCTTCATCAATGTATCTATGTCAACCATTACTTCCAAATGGTTTGGTGAAGATGAGAAGAATGTCCGAGCTTTGTTCACACTGGCAGCAAAGGTTTCCCCAACTATTATATTTGTAGATGAGGTTGATAGCATGCTTGGGCAGAGAAGTAGAGCTGGGGAGCATGAAGCGATGAGGAAGATAAAGAATGAGTTCATGACTCATTGGGATGGGCTTTTGACAAATCAGGGTGAGCGCATACTTGTGCTCGCTGCCACCAACCGGCCATTTGACCTTGATGAAGCAATTATTAGGCGTTTTGAGCGGAG AATTATGGTGGGGCTTCCTTCTGCGGAGCACAGGGAAAGGATTTTGAAAACTCTCttgggaaaagaaaagatggaaGGACTAGATTTTAAGGAGCTTGCTACTATGACAGAAGGATATTCAGGAAGCGATCTTAAG AACTTGTGCACTACAGCTGCCTATCGGCCTGTCAGGGAGTTGATACAACAAGAAAGATTAAAGGATTTG gtgaaaaaacaaagagctGAAGCAGCAAAAAAATTAGGAGAAGCTACTGATacaaaagaagtaaaaaaagagagagtcatCACCCTTAGACCACTAAATATGGAAGACTTTAAGCTTGCAAAGAATCAG GTTGCCGCTAGCTTTGCTGCAGAAGGAGCTTCAATGAACGAGTTGCAGCAGTGGAATGAATTGTATGGGGAAGGAGGTTCAAGGAAAAAACAGCAGTTGACCTACTTCTTATGA
- the LOC133678266 gene encoding reticulon-like protein B1, with the protein MAEHDKDDSVVESVTEKISEKTHGHDSSSVSDSDHEKSKSIPDSLKSKIYRLFGREKPVHKVLGGGKPADVFLWRNKKISAGVLGGATAIWVLFELLEYNLVTLVCHCLILALALLFLWSNASTFINKSPPRIPEVCIPEEPVLQIAAALRIEINQGFSVLRDIASGRDLKKFLTVIAGLWVLSIVGSWCNFVTLFYIAFVLLHTVPVLYEKYEDQVDAFAEKAMIEIKKQYAVFDAKVLSKIPRGPLKDKKRD; encoded by the exons ATGGCAGAGCATGATAAGGACGATTCGGTGGTTGAATCGGTGACGGAGAAGATATCGGAGAAGACCCACGGCCATGATTCGTCATCGGTTTCTGATTCCGATCACGAGAAATCGAAATCTATTCCCGATTCCCTCAAATCTAAGATTTATCGCCTTTTTGGCCGTGAAAAGCCTGTACACAAGGTTCTCGGTGGCGGCAAAC CTGCCGATGTTTTCCTATGGAGGAACAAGAAGATATCAGCAGGAGTGCTTGGTGGTGCAACTGCTATATGGGTTCTGTTTGAATTGCTTGAATACAATCTTGTCACTTTGGTTTGCCACTGCCTGATCCTTGCTCTTGCATTACTGTTCTTGTGGTCTAATGCCTCCACCTTCATCAACAA GTCCCCACCACGCATCCCAGAAGTTTGTATTCCAGAGGAACCAGTTCTACAGATTGCAGCCGCACTTAGGATTGAGATCAATCAGGGTTTTTCTGTCCTGCGGGATATTGCATCAGGAAGGGATCTGAAGAAGTTCCTCACT GTTATTGCTGGCTTATGGGTCTTGTCCATTGTTGGGAGCTGGTGCAACTTTGTGACCTTGTTCTACATTG CTTTTGTATTGCTCCACACTGTACCTGTCTTGTATGAGAAGTATGAGGATCAGGTAGATGCATTTGCGGAGAAGGCGATGATTGAGATCAAGAAGCAATATGCAGTTTTCGATGCCAAGGTTCTAAGTAAGATTCCTAGGGGGCCATTGAAGGATAAGAAAAGGGATTAG